The following is a genomic window from Lysinibacillus sp. JNUCC-52.
CAGTCTGTAACGCGTAATCCTATTGCGGATCCAAGTATATTAGGCGTAAATACAGGGGCATCTTTATTCGTAGTATGTGGGATTGCCTTTTTCAATATTAGTTCTGCACATCAATATATTTGGCTGGCAATAGTGGGTGCAATGATTACCGCTATTTTTGTATTTACTGTTGGTTCCCTTGGTAGTGGAGGAGCGACACCAATCAAGCTCGTCTTAGCAGGAGCTGCTACAAGTGCCATATTATCATCGCTCGTAGTGGCTGTTATGATTCCACGCACAAATGTTATGGATCAATTTAGATTTTGGCAAGTTGGCAGTGTAGGTTCAGGCAGTTGGGATAATATCACCTTGTTTATTCCGTTTTTAATAATTGGTCTTGGTATAGCTATCTTCTCTGCACCTGCATTAAATGCGCTAGCACTAGGAGATGAAGTGGCGACTGGCTTAGGTGTAAAAACTGGGACAATCCGCCTTTTCGCTTCATTTGGTGGCGTTTTATTATGCGGTGTAGCAACCGCGTTAGCAGGACCAATCGGGTTTATCGGATTGTTGGCGACTCATTTAATTCGTCTAATTATCGGTCCTGACGTGCGTTATGTTATTCCGCTTTCTGCACTAGCTGGGGCAATTATTTTAACGATTGCTGATGTATGCGGAAGACTATTAGGGAGTCCGAGTGAGCTTGAAGTAGGTATTGTTACGGCCTTCATTGGAGCTCCCCTACTAATTTTAATTACAATGAAAGCGAAAATGCGTGCATTATGATGAATGATACAGTAATTTCCATTTATAACTCTAGAATGAAACGAAAACGTCGTTTCCTACTGATGACGTGTTTGCTAACAGTTATTTCTCTTATACTTATGGGTTTGATGCTTATGCTTGGCAATACAATTTATCCATTAAAGGAAGTTGTAGCCGTTCTATTAGGTGAGGATGTCAAAGGTGCGTCCTTTGCCGTAGGTACAATTAGATTACCACGAATGATTGTCGGACTATTTGCAGGCTTTGCATTTGGTGCTGGCGGATACGTTTTCCAAACGATGTTACGAAATCCTTTGGCTAATCCTAACGTCATTGGGATTACTGCTGGATCTAGCGCTGCTGCTGTCTTTTGCATTATCGTCCTGCATGCAAGCAATGCATTCGTATCCATTGCATCTGTCATTGGCGGACTTTTAACAGCTATCATTATTTTTCTATTGTCGAAAAGTAGCTCGTTCTCAATTGGTCGTTTAATTTTAATTGGTATCGGTATTCAGGCAATGTTAAATGCTTTTATTTCTTACTTAATGGTCATTGGTAATACGCACGATATCCCTTCAGCTATGCGTTGGTTAAGCGGCAGTTTAAATGGTGCAAAAATGGAGAACCTTTATCCGTTAATCATCACGGTTTGTATTTGTACACCGATTGTTATTTATTTTGCTAGTAGATTAGAAATATTAGAGCTAGGTGAACAAGCTGCGACATCACTTGGTGTTGATACGAACAAAACGAGATTGGTGCTTTTACTTAGCTCGGTTTTAATGATTGCGCTGGCTACAGCAGCTGCTGGTCCGATTGCATTTGTTGCATTTCTAGCAGGTCCAATTGCCAAGAAAATTGTTGGTGTAGGCTTTTCGAGTATCGTTCCTGCTGGCTTGGTTGGGGTTATTTTAGTATTAGCCGCAGATTTAATAGGTCAGTTCGCATTTGATACCAGATATCCTGTTGGCGTCATTACAGGGATTATCGGTGCACCGTATTTAATTTATTTATTAATTCGTATCAATCGAAAAGGAGATTTATAATATGAAGCCAACACATACATTTCGAGCGGAACAAATTACTGCTGGTTACGAAAATAAAACAATTTTACAAGATGTGAGTGTAACGATTCCTAGCAATAAAATTAGTATTATTATTGGTGCAAACGGTTGTGGTAAATCTACGCTATTAAAAACAATGGCACGATTAATTAAACCAACTTCAGGGCAAGTAACATTAGATGGGCAACCGATTCAAAAAATGCCTCCGAAAAAGCTTGCTAAAGTACTAGGTTTATTACCACAATCACCTATCGTTCCAGAGGGAATTACTGTTGCGGATTTAGTTGGCAGAGGTAGATTCCCTCATCATAGTTTTTTAAAAGGGTGGTCAAAAAAAGATTATGAGGCTGTAGCAGAAGCAATGGAAATGATGAACATTACGGAATTTGCTGACCGTCATATTGATGAATTATCAGGTGGTCAAAGACAGCGTGTATGGATTGCCATGGCATTAGCGCAGCAAACGGATATTTTATTTTTAGATGAGCCTACAACGTATTTAGACATAACGTACCAAGTAGAAATTTTAGATTTACTGACAGATTTAAATCGTAAGTATGGCACGACGATTGTCATGGTGCTACACGATATTAACTTATCAGCACGTTATGCAGATTATATTTTCGCCCTACATGAAGGGATGCTAGTAGCTGAAGGTACCCCATCTGACATTATTACAAATGCTTTAATTAAAGATATATTCGCACTAGACTGTATGGTTATCGAAGATCCTGTATCAAATTCGCCTTCAGTCGTGCCCATTGGACGACACCACAACCAAATGGATAAAATAGCTCTTTAAACAAGGCCAAGCTTACTGAACAGCAATTATACTAATTGCAATCAGTGAATTGAGCGGCTGTATACGCCATCAATTCTTCAAGACAAGGGAAATTGAACGGGAATAAGACTCCTGTTCAATTTCCCTTGTCTTGTCTCTAAAGGCTTAAAAGGAAATTCACGCTAAAAGTACATAAAATGCTTTTCTTAAATCCTTATTAAACATGGTAT
Proteins encoded in this region:
- a CDS encoding FecCD family ABC transporter permease — encoded protein: MPRNFGKLIILLSILLCLSVIASLVFGSRMITWTQLLDGLFHSEVASHEANVVRQRIVRTIFCFMCGAALGVSGALMQSVTRNPIADPSILGVNTGASLFVVCGIAFFNISSAHQYIWLAIVGAMITAIFVFTVGSLGSGGATPIKLVLAGAATSAILSSLVVAVMIPRTNVMDQFRFWQVGSVGSGSWDNITLFIPFLIIGLGIAIFSAPALNALALGDEVATGLGVKTGTIRLFASFGGVLLCGVATALAGPIGFIGLLATHLIRLIIGPDVRYVIPLSALAGAIILTIADVCGRLLGSPSELEVGIVTAFIGAPLLILITMKAKMRAL
- a CDS encoding FecCD family ABC transporter permease, with amino-acid sequence MMNDTVISIYNSRMKRKRRFLLMTCLLTVISLILMGLMLMLGNTIYPLKEVVAVLLGEDVKGASFAVGTIRLPRMIVGLFAGFAFGAGGYVFQTMLRNPLANPNVIGITAGSSAAAVFCIIVLHASNAFVSIASVIGGLLTAIIIFLLSKSSSFSIGRLILIGIGIQAMLNAFISYLMVIGNTHDIPSAMRWLSGSLNGAKMENLYPLIITVCICTPIVIYFASRLEILELGEQAATSLGVDTNKTRLVLLLSSVLMIALATAAAGPIAFVAFLAGPIAKKIVGVGFSSIVPAGLVGVILVLAADLIGQFAFDTRYPVGVITGIIGAPYLIYLLIRINRKGDL
- a CDS encoding ABC transporter ATP-binding protein translates to MKPTHTFRAEQITAGYENKTILQDVSVTIPSNKISIIIGANGCGKSTLLKTMARLIKPTSGQVTLDGQPIQKMPPKKLAKVLGLLPQSPIVPEGITVADLVGRGRFPHHSFLKGWSKKDYEAVAEAMEMMNITEFADRHIDELSGGQRQRVWIAMALAQQTDILFLDEPTTYLDITYQVEILDLLTDLNRKYGTTIVMVLHDINLSARYADYIFALHEGMLVAEGTPSDIITNALIKDIFALDCMVIEDPVSNSPSVVPIGRHHNQMDKIAL